One window of the Trifolium pratense cultivar HEN17-A07 linkage group LG2, ARS_RC_1.1, whole genome shotgun sequence genome contains the following:
- the LOC123909741 gene encoding miraculin-like — translation MKSTTMLVLLLLLTLSSQPLLGSAKPSLEQVLDISGKKLRLDADYYIIPANGGYIDVVNTDETCPFHVVIVKHSQGLPLRIAPVKGVIRVSTDLNIMLANGDNRCPNRSVVWKIDPFSKEETFLTTGGILGHPGSNSIHSWFKIEKYDDAYKLVYCPNVCPSCKHVCKDVGYYRYKNMEMRLALTNVPFKVKFQEA, via the coding sequence atgaagagTACAACAATGCTAGTACTTCTCCTTCTCCTTACCTTGTCCTCACAACCACTACTTGGATCGGCTAAACCTTCACTTGAACAAGTCCTCGACATATCAGGGAAGAAGCTTCGACTTGATGCCGATTACTACATCATCCCCGCCAATGGTGGATACATTGACGTTGTAAATACCGATGAAACTTGCCCTTTTCATGTAGTAATTGTGAAACATAGTCAAGGCTTACCACTAAGGATTGCACCCGTTAAAGGTGTTATTCGTGTCTCAACTGATCTCAATATAATGCTAGCTAATGGTGATAATAGGTGTCCCAACCGTTCCGTAGTTTGGAAGATTGATCCTTTTTCGAAGGAAGAAACATTTCTGACCACCGGTGGTATATTAGGCCATCCGGGATCGAATTCAATTCACAGTTGGTTCAAGATTGAGAAGTACGACGATGCTTATAAGTTGGTCTATTGTCCTAATGTGTGTCCTTCTTGCAAGCATGTATGCAAAGATGTTGGGTATTATAGGTATAAGAATATGGAAATGCGTTTGGCTCTCACTAATGTTCCCTTCAAAGTTAAGTTCCAAGAGGCTTGA